The following nucleotide sequence is from Myxocyprinus asiaticus isolate MX2 ecotype Aquarium Trade chromosome 21, UBuf_Myxa_2, whole genome shotgun sequence.
GGGTGTTCATCAAGGGGCGTTCATCACGACGTCACCCTGAAATGAAGGAGAAGGACAATTACAGTATGGGAAGGGTGGAAATACTATTGTTTACTCTTCAGGGCTtagtaatatatttttcaatagAAGTGGCAAGACTGCTGCACTCAAAACAAAGAGGTAAGTTTTATACAGGCCTGTGTGTTATTGTTTTCTTGTTGGCATTACaactatttctttttcttttcttttttttttattttctccccatttctccccaattttggaatgtccaattcccaccaATTAGTAGGTCATCCTGGTGGCGCGGTTacgcacctcaatccgggtggcggaggacaagtctcagttgtctccacttcttctgagacagtcaatctgtgcatcttatcacgtggctcgttgtgcatgacaccgcggagactcacagtatgtggaggctcatgctactctccacgatccatgcacaacttaccacgtgccccattgagagtaagaaccactaatcacaaccacgaggaggttaccccatgtgactaccctccctagcaaccgggccaatttggttgcttaggagacctggctggagtcactcagcacaccttgtgTGGTAGTCAGtattaatactcgctgagctacccaggcccccaattacaACTATTTCTGAGCCTAAGTACACTGTGCTGTGATGTACTATGCTGTGAACATAAAACCTTGTCTGGCAAGATTGTAAATTAACAGGTGAAAGTGTCTATAGGTGAGGTCGTTCTGTCACATAAGTGTCCTCAATAGCTACATTCTAAGATTATTATATTGTACACAGTAATgtatttgtttaatgttttgaaagaagaagaaaaaaagatattTGGCCAGACTTCAGCCAGCATTGTTTGCTATTGTCTAAACATGTTGTAGCTAAAGTCTGAGTGACTTTCCAAAGGATTTGTTTAGATTTGATGATGAAAGCTGTGGTCCATTTCAGTCATAAGGCATCACATTTTAACAACATGTACTGACTCAAAGATGTATCCATATAAattactcttaaagggatagttcacccaaaaaggaaaactctctcatcatttaatcaccctcatgccatccctgatgtgtatgacttttttcttcttccgattaagctttttagaagaatatttcagctctgttggtccatacaatgcaagtgaatggtgactagacatttcaagctccaaaaatcaattaaaggcagcataaaagtaattcatctgactccagtggttaaacctatgtcttctaaagcaatgcaatcactttgggtgaaaatcatcaatattttaatcattttttacaataaatctccacttttactttcagaatgtgaaagtgaaggtttataataaaaaaggactttaatatttatctgtttctcacccacacctattatcgcttctgaagatatagatttaaccactggagtcatatggattactttgatgctacCTTTATATACTTCTGGAGCtggaaaggtctggtcaccattcacttgcattgtatggacctacaaatctgaaatattttttctaaaatatcTAACGCAACAGaaaacagtgcttacagtttttgagaaatgtaacctatgaatggcttacttgtagttgtctctgcataaaaggaaatattttaacaaagaaaaagttacGTACTTAAAggtacaatatgtaacaattgtcatgtaatattcgcctttttttttgccaatgcgtgaatggcttgtaacgcaacttaaaaaatggacttcctaggttgcctattaaagcctgtagactgattttcacatgaagggagcgggtcgcttttgccgggaaaatccaaaggatgtgacgttcacgcgtgctcccgagagccttgcctcagtgcttctctttcGCTATTCAatagtgacaacaaactgcaacactaggtaacgttatcttagagatggaatccagcaaacgtccggctcccagcacaacaccgactcctacacaaactccgagtaagctaaaaaacaaaaaacaaaaaaaaaaaaaacaaaaaaaaaaacatttatctactgaatcccatctggctaagcaggaacttgatcgtggtcgagcgaaaactagagtgaacatcggcaggacatttgattcctggagggaccttcgttcggttttgggggtcaaaaccaaccctgaattggcgttcttcttattggacaggtaagctctcataactgcaaagcatgtgaaatatagtgccataaggattgatctgtttcATTTTAGCTaaattgatcttgcctgctaacgctgatgaattgcaagctaccttgcttcgtaacatccaaataatttcaacgatcttctctttatactaaaagtcaggtatgcagtataaatttaagcaaatacgctggtttcttgatcgtagtacaacatatgacatacaaaacatacaatagtgcaacataacagtgcagtgcaacagtaaactgtctggtatagtttggtagtatgtagctctatgtgtgtatcagtatgctatgttagctgataagtagttttagtttagtctcaaagtttgttgtaaaacaatcataactgtgtaattttaattacactacctcatctgtcagcatgatgccagtgaatcacattcagcctctttgtacgttacgtcattgttttggtcgatgctagctcgctcgcatccctatggagcgTGTGCACGAgagtgagcacgagcaacaggtagctggctgcagttcacttaacggccacaggtgtcattaataacaagggtttctgaatcttactgcacctttaagttttaATTGAGGTGACATAAAGAGCACagctttttaaatgtaaatgcttctacagataaaatgtattctaaataggCATTCTAAACGCCACTAATCTGATTGGTCAAGAGTGCTtggacaaagtctttctagcaaatcagtccactgtcggccatctttggaacgctgttgggaggctatttccagtcatgccagagcagctcctatatacttgaatggggggacaccgaaatctcaaaagcggtcggtcaagattatgatcaaagaacatatttcaaatcagcaataaaatatgataatattggaataataaattgtgcttcttgacctccatattacgctaaaacacacaattttcaCCTGTgcattagcgagttgattgacaggcgatgtctgtatctaaaaggtgatggGCTTTTTTATCTGTAAGGTGGGTCTTCTTTtgtacatccgttgaccgttgggcatgaGAGCtgcttggttgggcgttccaatttctcccatttatttaaatagaagtggcccgtctctgctaaatactctgTGGCTTGGATTACTCCACTTGCCTGTGTTTGTGGCACTTCAGTATGTGCGTTGCTCAGCAACACGCTTTGGCTTAAATTGAAAGTATTTTTTCGATCAGATCAGTTACCTGATGATAGTGTGTCGAAAATATTAGTTACTTGATATTTACTTCCTTTTAAAGAACTGTTGTATGTTTAGGCCTATAAACAACAGTTCAATAAACAAAAAAGTTATCACTAGTGCAAGGGTGCTGTTGTGTGTTGTTAATTGAGCAGACGTTTTCTCTACTTTCTATTAAGAATgttaagcgtttttttttttttttctcaataataACATTTGCTTTCGGCTGTAGTTTGAAGCTTCCTCATCTTCTCTCTGAACCCTGGCTCCCACCCTACACCTCAGGCCATCTTGCAGTTGCTTTCTTACCTACTGTTCTGCAGCTCCCTCTTGCTTGGAGAGCTCCTCCTGGAGACAAAAAGACAACAACACTGCTCAGTTGGCGGAAATAGTTCACCATGTTTATCAAATCTTCACCCCCACAGGTATttaccaaaaaaatatatttataacactACTAGACCTTTTGAATTATGAAGTCATGTATCAGTTCTTAATTTCAATCTATTAGTGTGCCATGCTCTTTGATATTTCAGACTCATATTCATGAATGAGTTTGTTCAGAATTACTAATGAAGCAGCTGGTAAGGGTTGCATGGCCGAGACTTAGGCTATTTCTTGTCATTTAAATGAACAGGAATGGAATTGGGAATGtttaagaaaacaaatgaaaatgcaGAAATTAGTTATTTTTGAAGAACATTCAGCTACTCTTGCTAGGCAATGTGTCAAATTCTTTAACAATGCAGGCCTTTCTCTTGCCTAAATGGCAAGAGCATAGGAGAGGAATATATTTGAGATGTTTTTGttaaatagtttgtttattttattgatctgtttcaatgGATAGATTTTACACCTCTGTGTTCTCAGCTCATCCTGTCCATGATTGGGCAAGAAGCAAAATCACaattaaaacacaaacaaaacatcaaaaaGTATACCAACTCCATGATGGCAACAGTGCATTTAGCAATTTAAATATTATGTCTGCATATCTATTGAACAATTATAGGcctacaaataataattatacagtGCACCTCAAGACATCAATGCAAGTTAAATTTTTGTAGATGTAAAGGTTTAACTAATGATTAGCTTCCAAAAAGTGCATATGATTATTTTTGTCCTCACCGGTTTGACCAGGCCGGTGGATGCGACCACACTCTCCAGCCCCTCCACTGTCTTCTCTGACACCTGATTGGCTCCAGCCACAGTGGTCTCACTCACAAGATTCGCCTGCTCAGTTGTTTTCTGGGCAACTAGGGCAGATGAAAAATTAGTTGTGTTTTATAGTTTCATTTGGGACTTTTCTTAGATTAGGGTATTTAAggaattatttatgtatttttcctTTGTAAATAGATCAGTTTTTCTATTTGCTCTTTTTACCTGTGTTTACACTTGTCACAACACCTTCCTTTGTCTTTGTGCctgtcaaaaataaaaagaaagcttTATTGCAAAGTTATATACTGAGGATGAAATTATATTGAGCTCTTGGTCAGGCATTCCTGTAAACAAATGCTTTTCCCACAATTTTATGATTATTCTAATGGTgttcattttacaatatttttagacATATGTCTGCTGCTCTAGTAATGCTCTCAACTCTGTCTCCTGTTCTTTCTGTTCTGTCCCGAGATCCATACACTTAATCTGCTGCACAACGACTTCTCTGGCAGAGCAAGGTCCAGCCGTGGCCAGTAAAATGACTCTGATCTACAGTCGGTCCACTGGCTGTGTTGATTGGCACCATTAAGTGCTATTAAGCCTAATACAGATCAGGAAACATCTATCCTACTCAGAGATGCTTCCTAAATGTTAACTCTGCTAACAGTGGAAAAACCCACTTTGGCCTCTGAAAGGCCCTGGTATCTCCAGCACTGAATCTCTGTCACACGAGTGGTCCAAATAACAAGTTCCTTCCCAGAACCTTTAAGCCCACcacaatgtgtttttaaaagtgccCCTCTTCAACATACACATatactaagagagagagagagacacacagagctaAAACAAACACATCCTCTCAAGAGAGGCATTACATTGTCCTTGGTGTTCTGTACAAAGAGCTGATTTACTATCAAGACACATTCTTGAGGGCTCGTCTTGCAAAATGAATACAAAAGCCTGGAATTTTAAGTTATTGATgtcataataaaaaaagatggaaAATATTACCACTGCCCAACTGCTGCtgcaaaatgatgtcacttccaaGGACTCTGATTACATGCCAAGGCATAAAATGTCTCTATGGCTTCAACTCCACTGCTAAGGTTAAAAGGAGAAGACGGTGATGTTCTAAATATAGTTGCGCATAGATTATAGAGGAACCTGAGCCTGTTTGATATGAAAGATGTTATTTTGTTCTTATTCGTTTTCCACAGGGGGCACAGcatgttttcataaataataagaTTTCACCATGATAAATTCATTTGTATTCTGTACATTTGTCTGGATTACATCATCTCTCTCTGTGCTCCAATCCCAATGGATTTATTGCAAACTCTAATTAATTTGGACAAACCTAACCCAGTTTTGTGATGAAATTGGTGTTACATAATGTGATAGAAATTAAAGTGCAGTTCTGTGTGAGCTCAGTGTGATCTATATGTTAAGATGATTTCAAATTAAAGATTTGAAAGGTTTGAGAATCATCCATTTATAATGAAAATGCATATGCAGCCAGGCATGTGAATTATTAGTATATAACTGTTCTATTTGCATTTGAGAGAGAAGTACAGTTTAGTGACACTTTAATACAGTAGATAGTAGTAAACTGACTTCTCTTTTGTGGCTTGAGATTTCTTTGGTATGTGTGGTGTGGAGTAAAGcttttacactgtaaaatgtggttGTAAAGTGCAATTGTTTACttaaaaatttgattcctcatgacatgacccctttaagtaaacAATTGCACTTTACaactactttttacagtgtaaaagctttaataagttttgagttctgaaatttacagtatgtttttatagtagaaaggcagaactcaaaacttattccGCAATGCAGTAAAAGCATtttttgaaaccaagctgcaaaaacacctcgttctctacttctgtGACTTCCCGCAGAATTCACGTAGGGTACATTAATTCACGACTGCCTCTACAGCGAAAAAACttcaacacctactttacatcattgcacccttggccccgcccaccggGGTTCAGTTTGTACTCGGATAGCCCTTTTCACTGACAGGGTTCGGGTGCGGGTGCGGGTTCCTGGCCCGGTGCGAATTCTCAAACTGTTCTATGCATTTCCAACGCAGAAAAGGCAGTTCTggggccgaaaacctggttctgcatcggccccaaaagcttgctggtctctatgcAGGAACCGATTACGTCCGGGGACTGGGGCGGGATAATGTTTcatcaccatggtaaagtttcccaaacaacaacagtagctact
It contains:
- the LOC127411868 gene encoding gamma-synuclein-like, which codes for MDVLKKGFSIAKEGVVAAAEKTKAGVEEAAAKTKEGVMYVGTKTKEGVVTSVNTVAQKTTEQANLVSETTVAGANQVSEKTVEGLESVVASTGLVKPEELSKQEGAAEQ